The Arachis hypogaea cultivar Tifrunner chromosome 14, arahy.Tifrunner.gnm2.J5K5, whole genome shotgun sequence genome has a segment encoding these proteins:
- the LOC112741142 gene encoding guanylate kinase 3, chloroplastic encodes MFRRWLCTSLPHSLPTFPLITAKPKPTLLNSLTRLSISTRHSYSSRMGDTNRIPSIDKADRSELLRSLESSLGSSFSSEPLRPEPNPLIIVICGPSGVGKDALIQRLRDSRGNLHFVITATTRPKRPTEVHGQDYYFVSKEEFLSMVEGDELLEYALVYGDYKGVPKQQIREFMAKGYDIVLRVDIQGAQTLRKVLGKSAVFIFLVAESEAAMVERLVDRKTETVESLLVRIATAKEEVKHVKNFDYCVVNAQGKLENAVKLVESIIDAEKARVRQRSAVI; translated from the coding sequence ATGTTCCGAAGGTGGTTGTGTACCTCTCTCCCTCACTCCCTCCCCACCTTCCCACTAATAACCGCCaaacccaaacccaccctcctcAACTCCCTCACGCGCCTTTCCATATCCACGCGCCACTCTTACTCATCTAGAATGGGCGACACCAACCGGATCCCTTCCATCGACAAAGCTGACCGCTCCGAACTCCTCCGCTCCCTCGAATCCTCACTCGGATCCTCATTCAGCTCCGAACCCCTCCGACCCGAACCGAATCCGCTTATAATAGTCATCTGCGGCCCCAGCGGCGTCGGCAAGGACGCACTCATCCAACGCCTCCGGGACTCCCGCGGCAACCTTCACTTCGTCATAACCGCCACCACGCGCCCGAAGCGCCCTACCGAAGTTCACGGCCAGGACTACTACTTCGTCTCGAAGGAGGAGTTTCTCTCCATGGTGGAGGGCGACGAGCTTCTCGAGTACGCGCTGGTGTACGGTGACTATAAGGGCGTGCCAAAGCAGCAGATCAGAGAGTTCATGGCGAAGGGTTACGATATTGTGCTTAGGGTTGATATACAGGGTGCGCAGACGCTAAGGAAGGTACTGGGGAAATCGGCGGTGTTTATTTTTCTGGTGGCGGAGAGTGAGGCGGCGATGGTGGAGAGGCTGGTGGATCGGAAGACGGAGACGGTGGAGTCGCTGCTTGTGAGGATAGCGACGGCGAAGGAGGAGGTGAAGCACGTGAAGAATTTTGATTATTGTGTAGTGAATGCCCAGGGGAAGCTTGAGAATGCGGTGAAGCTTGTGGAGTCTATTATTGATGCTGAGAAAGCTAGGGTTAGACAGAGGAGTGCCGTCATATAG
- the LOC112741138 gene encoding uncharacterized protein, with protein MMEHNRSEEGDGSIHVQVGELQRLSNAYSSTSNTVFEPRSSIGTRDSNGADVSSATSGVAAPEKKLTLFALRLAVLEKSATGLGTLGFIWATVVLLGGFAITLEKSDFWFITIILLIEGTRIFSRSHELEWQHQATWSITDVGINSFKILRSTSTSIFQSIKRLFIRPIIGSEQSKQRIDRVVNPEQKNFARTTTRVWISSDVPLLPYVEWFSLSRNISRILYWLQLLSATACVVLSLIKLISHDYGEVEKGDTDKRNRKSALFIFYSLALAEALLFLAEKAYWEWKISYCKLLEEVNKECELGPTGMVSIRRFFYDSYSRCVNGSIFDGLKMDMVTLAMDFLASNSPDEQLIGARILRRFAVSARFADDTLQKIGISVIVVERLVEMLNWTDQNDEEIRLSAAEILAELAGKKQNSLRIAGIPGAMESISSLLQTNRHSNPAADEIGEKKLIFDHPNYGFWTFNQHGLRILKKLARDHDNCGKIGNTRGLLPKIIEFAHAEERLLKNVNVTPSQVVTVKRSLQLMKMLVSTTGSTGKQLRRKISEIVFTISNIRDILRYGENHPLLQKPSIEILTSLALEEDVKERIGGTGGILKGLFNIFFKQNIPENQIDVTTAAGEALAMLALESKMNCHRILKLKVLEKLVDSLKSPMLRVHAARILRNLCSYSGSECFNQLKVVTAAAPTILLAIKSEENKLQEVMVGLAANVFTFMSSQESSYVFQEAGITEVELASILVHILKKHKYPATKVPRIRRFAIELAISMMKDKAENIDTFKHMGMEKVLEGVLETTSELESFNVFSGTVGLNRHNLTIHSLVETALKLLENR; from the exons ATGATGGAACATAACCGTTCTGAGGAAGGAGATGGAAGCATTCATGTACAAGTTGGTGAACTCCAGAGGCTCAGCAATGCCTACAGCAGCACAAGCAACACAGTTTTCGAGCCGCGAAGCAGCATAGGAACGAGGGACAGCAATGGTGCTGATGTGTCTTCAGCAACTTCTGGAGTTGCTGCACCAGAAAAGAAGCTGACCCTTTTTGCTCTAAGGCTTGCAGTGCTTGAGAAATCAGCAACTGGCCTTGGAACTCTTGGATTCATTTGGGCAACCGTTGTTCTCCTTGGTGGCTTCGCCATCACGTTAGAGAAAAGCGACTTTTGGTTCATCACAATCATACTATTGATTGAAGGGACTAGAATCTTCAGTAGGAGCCATGAACTTGAGTGGCAGCACCAAGCAACATGGTCTATTACTGATGTTGGAATCAACAGTTTCAAGATTCTAAGGTCAACTTCAACCTCAATTTTTCAAAGCATCAAGAGGCTCTTCATTAGGCCTATCATTGGATCAGAACAGAGCAAACAGAGGATTGACAGAGTAGTTAATCCAGAGCAGAAGAATTTCGCAAGGACGACGACACGAGTGTGGATTAGCTCTGAtgttcctcttcttccatatgttGAATGGTTTTCCCTTTCAAGGAATATCAGCAGGATTCTCTATTGGCTTCAGCTTCTATCTGCAACTGCTTGTGTTGTTCTCTCATTGATAAAACTCATCAGTCATGATTATGGAGAAGTGGAAAAGGGAGACACTGATAAGAGGAACCGAAAATCTGCGCTTTTTATCTTCTACTCTTTGGCTCTGGCTGAGGCATTGTTGTTCTTGGCAGAGAAGGCTTATTGGGAATGGAAAATAAGTTACTGCAAATTGTTGGAAGAGGTTAACAAAGAGTGTGAGTTGGGGCCAACAGGCATGGTTTCTATTAGGAGATTCTTTTATGACTCGTATTCGAGGTGTGTCAATGGAAGCATATTTGATGGCTTGAAGATGGACATGGTTACTCTTGCTATGGATTTCCTGGCCTCAAATTCTCCTGATGAGCAGCTCATTGGGGCTAGAATACTTCGCCGGTTCGCAGTGAGTGCACGATTTGCTGATGACACTCTTCAGAAGATTGGAATTTCCGTAATTGTTGTGGAGAGACTAGTTGAGATGTTGAATTGGACAGATCAGAATGATGAAGAGATTAGGCTTTCGGCTGCAGAGATTTTAGCTGAACTAGCAGGCAAGAAGCAGAACTCGCTTCGCATTGCTGGGATACCTGGAGCTATGGAGTCAATATCAAGTCTTCTCCAAACTAACAGGCATTCTAATCCTGCAGCTGATGAAATTGGAGAAAAGAAGCTCATATTTGATCATCCAAACTATGGATTCTGGACATTTAACCAACATGGACTCCGGATTTTGAAAAAACTCGCACGCGATCATGACAACTGTGGAAAGATTGGAAACACAAGAGGCCTGCTACCCAAGATCATTGAATTCGCACATGCCGAAGAAAGATTGCTGAAGAATGTGAATGTCACTCCTTCACAAGTTGTGACTGTGAAGAGATCACTTCAGCTTATGAAGATGCTGGTTAGCACAACAGGCTCAACTGGGAAACAACTTCGAAGAAAGATTTCTGAGATAGTTTTCACAATCAGCAATATCAGAGATATTCTGAGGTATGGAGAGAACCACCCTCTTCTACAGAAACCGAGCATTGAAATTTTAACTAGTCTTGCTTTGGAAGAGGATGTGAAGGAGCGAATTGGAGGCACAGGTGGAATACTTAAGGGATTGTTCAACATATTCTTCAAACAGAACATTCCTGAAAATCAGATAGATGTAACAACTGCTGCTGGAGAGGCCTTAGCAATGCTGGCATTAGAAAGCAAGATGAATTGCCATCGAATTTTGAAGTTGAAAGTACTCGAAAAGCTTGTAGATTCGTTGAAATCTCCGATGCTTCGTGTCCATGCTGCTAGGATTCTTAGAAACCTATGCTCCTACAGTGGATCAGAATGCTTCAACCAGCTAAAGGTTGTTACGGCCGCAGCACCAACA ATACTTCTGGCAATCAAATCAGAAGAAAACAAGCTACAAGAAGTCATGGTTGGATTAGCAGCAAATGTTTTCACATTCATGTCCTCTCAGGAATCAAGCTATGtatttcaagaagctggaatcaCTGAAGTTGAACTGGCAAGTATACTAGTACATATCCTCAAGAAGCACAAGTATCCGGCAACAAAGGTGCCGAGGATAAGGAGGTTTGCGATAGAGCTTGCGAT
- the LOC112741141 gene encoding mitogen-activated protein kinase 15: MLPDQRKKSSVEVDFFTEYGEGSRYRIEEVIGKGSYGVVCSAYDSHTGEKVAIKKINDIFEHVSDATRILREIKLLRLLRHPDIVEIKHILLPPSRREFKDIYVVFELMESDLHQVIKANDDLTPEHYQFFLYQLLRGLKYIHTANVFHRDLKPKNILANADCKLKICDFGLARVAFNDTPTAIFWTDYVATRWYRAPELCGSFFSKYTPAIDIWSIGCIFAELLTGKPLFPGKNVVHQLDLMTDLLGTPSLEAIARVRNEKARRYLSSMRKKKPVPFSQKFPNADPLALRLLERMLAFEPKDRPSAEEALADPYFKGLAKVEREPSAQPVTKMEFEFERRRITKEDVRELIYREILEYHPKMLKEFLEGAEPTGFMYPSAVDHFKKQFAYLEEHYGKGGTVVPPERQHASLPRPCVLYSDNSVQNTAEVANDLSKCCIKEVEKPPMDRSSAVPMTRLPLQAPQNIQGAAARPGKVVGSVIRYNNCGVAVTAETEQRRVVRNPTVSAQYAASSCSYPRRSNPSCKNERAEDDGIEGSNGLQPKPQYMARKVAAAQGGPGGQWY; encoded by the exons ATGCTGCCTGATCAGAGAAAAAAG TCATCTGTGGAAGTAGACTTCTTTACTGAATATGGTGAAGGGAGCAGATACAGAATAGAGGAAGTAATTGGTAAAGGAAGCTATGGTGTTGTTTGTTCTGCATATGATTCTCACACAGGAGAAAAAGTTGcaattaagaaaatcaatgaCATATTTGAACATGTTTCTGATGCTACTCGCATTCTTCGTGAGATTAAGCTTCTTAGACTCTTACGTCATCCGGATATTGTGGAGATCAAACATATTTTGTTACCACCTTCTAGAAGGGAATTCAAAGATATATATGTTGTTTTTGAACTCATGGAATCTGATTTGCATCAGGTCATCAAAGCAAATGATGATCTGACACCAGAGCATTACCAGTTTTTCCTCTATCAGCTTCTCCGAGGCTTGAAGTATATACATACAG CAAACGTTTTTCACCGAGACCTAAAGCCAAAAAACATTCTAGCAAATGCTGACTGCAAACTGAAGATTTGTGACTTTGGTCTTGCCAGAGTGGCTTTTAATGATACACCCACTGCCATATTCTGGACA GATTATGTTGCAACAAGGTGGTATAGGGCCCCTGAGCTGTGCGGATCCTTTTTTTCGAAG TATACACCAGCTATAGACATATGGAGCATTGGCTGCATTTTTGCAGAACTTTTGACTGGAAAGCCTCTTTTCCCTGGGAAGAATGTTGTCCATCAATTGGATCTCATGACTGATCTTCTTGGAACACCATCTCTTGAAGCCATTGCTAGG GTAAGGAATGAGAAAGCTCGGAGATACTTGAGCAGCATGCGCAAGAAGAAGCCAGTTCCTTTCTCCCAGAAGTTTCCTAATGCAGACCCCCTTGCTCTTCGTTTATTAGAAAGAATGCTGGCCTTTGAGCCTAAAGATCGGCCTTCTGCTGAAGAG GCGTTAGCGGATCCATATTTTAAAGGCTTGGCCAAGGTTGAGAGAGAACCTTCTGCCCAGCCAGTTACAAAGATGGAATTTGAGTTTGAGAGACGCAGGATAACAAAGGAAGATGTACGAGAACTTATATACCGTGAGATTCTAGAGTACCATCCAAAGATGTTAAAGGAATTTCTAGAGGGAGCAGAGCCAACAGGTTTCATGTATCCTAG TGCTGTGGACCACTTCAAGAAACAATTTGCATATCTTGAGGAGCATTACGGCAAAGGTGGAACTGTTGTTCCACCAGAGAGGCAACATGCATCGTTACCCAG ACCATGTGTGTTGTATTCAGATAACTCGGTACAGAATACGGCTGAGGTGGCAAATGATCTATCCAAGTGTTGTATCAAAGAAGTTGAGAAACCACCCATGGATAGGAGCAGCGCTGTCCCTATGACTCGCCTTCCTTTGCAAGCTCCTCAAAATATTCAAG GTGCTGCGGCAAGGCCTGGAAAAGTTGTTGGTTCAGTAATACGCTACAACAACTGTGGGGTAGCAGTAACAGCAGAGACTGAGCAGCGGAGGGTTGTTAGGAATCCAACTGTTTCAGCTCAGTATGCTGCTTCGAGCTGCTCATATCCGAGGAGAAGCAACCCTAGCTGTAAAAATGAGAGGGCGGAAGATGATGGGATTGAAGGCTCGAACGGACTGCAGCCAAAGCCTCAATACATGGCAAGAAAAGTTGCAGCTGCTCAAGGAGGACCTGGTGGTCAATGGTATTGA